The following coding sequences lie in one Arachis ipaensis cultivar K30076 chromosome B05, Araip1.1, whole genome shotgun sequence genomic window:
- the LOC107640527 gene encoding uncharacterized protein LOC107640527, whose product MTSPGCVKDVQRLAGKLTALSRFLGALAEKAIPFFNLMKKGIAFEWTPACEEAFHHFKKILSEPPVLSKPREGELLYLYLAVTTQAMAAILVREEDKTQHPIYFISKVLQGAELKYTKLEKLAYALLTSSRRLKQYFQGHVVILRTDQAIRQVLQKPDLAGRMMACAVELSQYDLQYEPGQAIKAQALVDFLVEVTGEAPDIPSTRWKLHAEYEALIGGLILAKEVGASRIEVSSNSQIVTSQINTWRKYLEKVKELCKSFEEVVVQHVSRERNAQADLLSKLACTKPGTRNRSLIQGLTTEPAVILCATQAPSPPSWIYPILRYLENGKTPENEKEAQATKRESPKYVIIQGQLYKRGLHQPLLKCLRPDQTDCVLSEVHEGCYGHHIGGRSLARKLIKAGYYWPTMMSDAREFVKKCRKCQENSNFHKAPPEELSLMMAPRPFARWGLNLLGPFPPGPGQVKYLIVAIDYYTKWVEAEPLASISSANCQKFMWRQVVTRFRIPESVISDNGTQFTDKKFKEFLLGLGIKQKFSSVEHPQSNGQVEAANKFILKGLKKQLEGKKGSWVDKLASVL is encoded by the exons ATGACTAGCCCAGGATGCGTCAAAGATGTGCAGCGGCTCGCTGGGAAACTTACGGCTTTGTCCCGGTTCCTCGGAGCCTTGGCAGAGAAGGCCATCCCATTCTTTAACCTAATGAAGAAAGGGATCGCCTTCGAATGGACTCCGGcgtgcgaagaagcattccacCATTTCAAAAAGATACTATCAGAACCTCCCGTGCTCAGCAAGCCCAGAGAAGGAGAACTGCTGTACCTATATCTAGCGGTGACCACACAAGCCATGGCGGCAATCCTCGTCCGAGAAGAAGACAAGACTCAACACccaatatacttcatcagcaaagtacTCCAAGGGGCGGAGTTGAAGTACACCAAGCTGGAAAAATTGGCCTACGCCCTACTAACCTCGTCTAGAAGGCTAAAACAATACTTCCAGGGGCACGTGGTCATCCTGAGAACCGACCAGGCCATACGGCAAGTCCTTCAAAAACCCGACCTTGCAGGGAGAATGATGGCATGTGCAGTAGAGCTGTCTCAATACGACCTGCAATACGAGCCCGGGCAGGCAATCAAAGCCCAAGCACTGGTGGATTTCCTGGTAGAAGTCACGGGAGAGGCACCCGACATACCgagcacacggtggaagctccac GCTGAGTACGAAGCCCTGATAGGAGGGTTAATCCTAGCCAAAGAAGTCGGGGCATCAAGAATAGAAGTCAGCAGCAACTCCCAGATCGTCACCTCCCAGATAAATACCTGGAGAAAGTACCTggagaaagtaaaagagctatgCAAAAGCTTTGAGGAAGTCGTGGTTCAACATGTCTCCAGAGAAAGAAACGCCCAAGCAGACCTCCTCTCCAAGTTAGCATGCACCAAACCCGGAACGAGAAACAGGTCTCTAATCCAGGGGCTGACAACTGAACCAGCAGTCATCCTGTGTGCAACCCAGGCGCCGAGCCCCCCCTCATGGATATACCCCATCCTCCGATACTTGGAGAACGGCAAAACTCCCGAGAACGAGAAGGAAGCACAAGCCACCAAGAGGGAATCCCCCAAGTATGTGATCATACAAGGTCAGTTATACAAACGAGGGCTCCACCAACCCCTACTCAAATGCCTACGCCCCGACCAAACAGACTGCGTCCTAagcgaagtccatgaggggtgttATGGTCACCACATCGGAGGAAGGTCGTTAGCAAGAAAGCTTATCAAGGCAGGATATTATTGGCCCACAATGATGTCGGATGCTCGGGAGTTTGTCAAAAAATGTAGAAAATGCCAAGAAAACTCCAACTTCCACAAAGCTCCACCTGAAGAACTCAGTCTGATGATGGCACCACGACCTTTCGCCCGATGGGGACTCAACCTCTTAGGGCCATTCCCACCCGGGCCAGGGCAAGTAAAATACTTAATAGTAGCcatagactactacaccaaatgggtagaagccGAACCACTGGCCAGCATATCTTCGGCTAATTGTCAAAAATTCATGTGGAGGCAAGTAGTCACCAGATTCAGAATCCCAGAATCTGTCATATCAGATAATGGGACGcagttcaccgacaagaagttcaAAGAGTTCCTACTAGGACTAGGAATCAAGCAGAAGTTCTCCTCAGTCGAGCACCCCCAGAGCAACGGCCAGGTAGAAGCAGCCAACAAATTCATCTTAAAAGGACTAAAGAAACAACTTGAAGGGAAGAAGGGGTCATGGGTAGACAAATTAGCCTCGGTCTTATGA